One Silene latifolia isolate original U9 population unplaced genomic scaffold, ASM4854445v1 scaffold_870, whole genome shotgun sequence DNA window includes the following coding sequences:
- the LOC141640512 gene encoding purine permease 3-like, whose product MIENPETLTRLLTCDDENCRIKRLQRDHQQLPVRKTTTTMELEETSRNMKKFMLILNCVVLAIGISCGPLVMRLYYLHGGKSIWLSSWLETGGWPIMIVPLLVAYFRRRAVDRSCKPVFITPLVALYAALVGLVAGAGDYCYAYGVKHIPVSTSSLILATQLAFTAGFAFILVKQKFTAFTVNAVALLTFGAIVLALHVSSDKPEGESSGQYYLGFFFTLASSALFAVMLPLIELSYKKARERVVDLNYSFVMEFQLVLSLSATAMCTVGMFASGDYKTYAQEIQEYKLGNAMFFVVLISSAILWQCFYLGAAGVIHYGSSLLSGIIIAVALPVTEIMAIIFYHEKFQVEKGVSLVLSLWGFLSYFYGEAKANKKRKKKSNLQLGSESV is encoded by the exons atgatcgaAAACCCAGAAACTCTAACACGTCTATTAACCTGCGATGATGAAAATTGCAGGATTAAAAGGTTACAAAGAGATCATCAACAATTACCCGTACGAAAAACGACGACAACAATGGAGTTAGAAGAAACAAGTAGAAACATGAAGAAATTTATGCTAATACTAAATTGTGTGGTATTAGCAATTGGGATTAGTTGTGGACCTTTAGTAATGAGATTATATTACTTACACGGTGGTAAAAGTATATGGCTTTCTTCTTGGTTAGAAACCGGTGGTTGGCCTATTATGATCGTTCCTCTTCTCGTTGCTTATTTTCGACGACGGGCCGTCGATCGGTCCTGTAAGCCCGTCTTTATTACTCCTTTGGTGGCCCTTTATGCCGCTCTTGTTG GATTAGTAGCAGGAGCAGGAGACTACTGTTATGCATACGGAGTAAAACACATACCGGTCTCAACTTCATCCTTAATCCTAGCAACTCAACTAGCATTTACAGCAGGGTTTGCATTCATCTTAGTAAAACAGAAATTTACTGCATTTACAGTAAATGCAGTAGCACTACTTACCTTTGGAGCAATAGTGTTAGCACTTCATGTAAGCAGTGATAAGCCAGAGGGTGAATCCAGTGGACAGTATTACTTAGGCTTCTTTTTTACCCTCGCCTCATCTGCCTTGTTCGCTGTCATGCTTCCGTTGATAGAACTTTCTTACAAGAAAGCCAGAGAGCGTGTTGTTGATCTTAATTACTCTTTTGTTATGGAGTTTCAGTTGGTTCTTTCCTTGTCTGCTACTGCTATGTGTACTGTTGGAATGTTTGCTAGTGGTGACTATAAG ACATATGCACAAGAAATACAAGAGTACAAGCTGGGAAATGCAATGTTCTTTGTTGTATTAATAAGTAGTGCTATACTATGGCAATGCTTTTACTTAGGCGCAGCTGGAGTAATTCACTATGGTTCTTCCCTACTGTCCGGAATCATCATTGCTGTCGCGCTACCAGTCACAGAAATAATGGCCATAATTTTCTACCACGAAAAGTTCCAAGTTGAGAAGGGTGTATCCCTTGTTCTCTCCTTATGGGGATTTTTATCTTATTTTTACGGCGAGGCTAAGGCGAACAAGAAGCGAAAGAAGAAATCGAATCTCCAACTTGGTTCTGAAAGTGTGTAA